A single Candidatus Pacearchaeota archaeon DNA region contains:
- a CDS encoding ATP-binding protein, translated as MKFINRQSELDELNKRWKEDSSEFFIIYGKRRVGKTELIKQFIKNKPSIYFVADKRSDRDQLKELGMLFGNYFNDKLLVKNGFNEWLDLFQYLKEKTKDRFVFAVDEYPYIVETNKSISSLFQKGWEEYLKGSKIFLILSGSSISMMESEVLSYKSPLFGRRTGQAQINPLTFKQAWQFFPEKSFDDFLSIYTICGGMPAYLLEIKKEISLDENIKTNIFKKTSFLYNEVEFILKEELREPKSYLSILRAISWSKTKFGEISNDTGLEKNILTKYIDVLVKLQLMEKEVPVTEENLQKSKQGIYKISDNFLRFWFQYVFPYKSDLEIERYDEVSRKIEETFGAIKANTYEKVCRELLSDFRNKIFSFERIGRWWKKEEEIDIVGVNKKTKEIIFGECKWSNNLVDKSIFYDLKRKSVEVKWNNERRKEYFIIFSKSGFTKEMIALAKKEKVFLVKEGDPVNF; from the coding sequence ATGAAATTTATAAATCGTCAATCAGAATTAGATGAATTAAACAAAAGATGGAAAGAAGATTCTTCTGAGTTTTTTATAATCTATGGAAAAAGAAGGGTTGGAAAGACAGAATTAATTAAGCAGTTTATTAAAAACAAGCCTTCTATTTATTTTGTAGCCGATAAAAGATCTGATAGGGATCAACTAAAGGAACTTGGAATGCTTTTTGGGAATTATTTTAACGATAAGCTATTAGTTAAAAATGGTTTTAACGAATGGCTTGATCTTTTTCAATATTTGAAAGAAAAGACTAAAGATAGATTTGTTTTTGCTGTAGATGAATATCCTTATATTGTTGAAACAAATAAATCTATTAGTTCTTTATTTCAAAAAGGGTGGGAAGAGTATTTAAAAGGAAGTAAAATATTTTTAATTTTGTCTGGATCAAGTATTTCTATGATGGAGTCTGAAGTATTATCTTACAAATCTCCTCTTTTTGGAAGAAGAACTGGACAGGCTCAGATAAATCCTTTAACTTTTAAGCAGGCATGGCAGTTTTTTCCTGAAAAAAGTTTTGATGATTTTTTAAGTATTTACACTATTTGCGGGGGAATGCCTGCTTATCTCCTAGAGATTAAAAAAGAAATATCTCTTGATGAAAATATTAAAACCAATATTTTTAAAAAAACATCTTTTTTATATAACGAGGTAGAATTTATTTTAAAAGAAGAATTAAGGGAGCCTAAAAGCTATTTATCTATTTTAAGGGCTATTTCTTGGAGCAAAACAAAATTTGGAGAAATATCTAATGATACTGGACTTGAAAAAAATATTCTTACCAAATATATCGATGTACTTGTTAAATTGCAATTAATGGAAAAAGAAGTGCCTGTTACAGAAGAAAATTTACAAAAATCAAAACAGGGGATATATAAAATATCAGATAATTTTTTAAGATTTTGGTTTCAGTACGTTTTCCCCTATAAGAGTGATTTAGAAATAGAAAGATATGATGAGGTCTCAAGAAAGATAGAAGAAACATTTGGAGCGATAAAAGCTAATACTTACGAAAAAGTTTGTAGAGAATTATTATCTGATTTTAGAAATAAAATATTTTCTTTTGAAAGAATAGGTAGATGGTGGAAAAAAGAAGAAGAAATAGATATTGTTGGGGTCAACAAAAAAACAAAAGAAATTATTTTTGGTGAATGTAAATGGTCAAATAATCTTGTTGATAAATCGATTTTTTACGATTTAAAAAGAAAATCAGTTGAAGTAAAATGGAACAACGAACGAAGGAAAGAGTATTTTATAATATTTAGTAAAAGTGGATTTACCAAAGAAATGATTGCTTTGGCAAAAAAAGAGAAGGTATTTTTAGTGAAAGAAGGAGATCCTGTTAATTTTTGA
- the prfB gene encoding peptide chain release factor 2 (programmed frameshift): MEKEKTIEDLNKRILALEDRLDLSKIQKRIAELEKEVEKPDFWNNQEKAKKLSQELSDNKEIIDSIEELKESINDLPDLIEILDEEELYKEIEKIDKKLKEKENETFFSGKYDKGNAILSVYSGAGGQDAQDWAAMLLRMFERYCERKRFKVEVLDESFGEGGGSEGKEGIKSATLSISGKYAYGLLKKENGVHRLVRISPFSAQKLRHTSFALIEVLPEIEEGEVEIKPDDIRVDYYKASGPGGQYVNKRESAVRITHNPSNIVVTCQSERLQGKNKERAMKMLMSKLYQYNLEKQDKEMSKIKGEHISASWGNQIRSYVLHPYKMVKDLRTEVESTQPDKVLDGELDEFIEAEIKI, from the exons ATGGAAAAAGAAAAGACAATAGAAGACTTGAATAAAAGAATCCTCGCCCTAGAGGACCGTCTT GACTTATCAAAAATTCAAAAAAGAATAGCTGAATTAGAGAAAGAAGTAGAGAAACCAGACTTTTGGAATAATCAGGAAAAAGCAAAAAAGCTTTCTCAAGAATTATCAGACAACAAGGAGATAATTGATTCAATTGAAGAATTAAAAGAAAGCATTAATGATCTTCCTGATTTGATAGAAATATTAGATGAAGAAGAATTGTATAAAGAGATAGAAAAGATAGACAAGAAATTAAAAGAAAAAGAAAACGAAACTTTCTTCAGCGGAAAATACGACAAGGGAAATGCAATCCTGTCGGTATATTCCGGAGCGGGAGGACAAGACGCCCAGGATTGGGCGGCGATGCTTTTAAGAATGTTTGAAAGATATTGCGAAAGAAAAAGATTCAAAGTTGAAGTATTGGATGAATCATTTGGCGAAGGAGGAGGAAGCGAAGGAAAAGAAGGAATTAAATCAGCCACCTTATCTATTTCTGGAAAGTATGCTTACGGATTATTAAAAAAAGAAAACGGAGTGCACAGATTAGTAAGAATATCGCCTTTTTCCGCTCAGAAATTAAGACACACTTCCTTTGCTTTAATTGAAGTCTTGCCAGAAATAGAAGAAGGAGAAGTGGAAATAAAGCCAGATGATATAAGGGTTGATTATTATAAAGCTTCAGGGCCAGGAGGACAATATGTAAACAAAAGAGAATCAGCGGTTAGAATAACCCACAATCCTTCAAACATAGTTGTTACCTGCCAATCAGAAAGGTTGCAAGGAAAGAACAAAGAACGAGCCATGAAGATGTTAATGTCAAAGCTATACCAGTATAATTTAGAAAAGCAAGATAAGGAAATGTCGAAGATAAAAGGAGAGCATATTTCAGCTAGTTGGGGGAATCAAATTCGTTCATATGTCTTACATCCATATAAGATGGTTAAAGACCTAAGAACTGAAGTTGAATCAACCCAGCCAGACAAGGTATTAGATGGAGAATTAGATGAATTCATAGAAGCAGAAATTAAAATATGA
- a CDS encoding RNA polymerase sigma factor, translating to MQSTEFKEQFFSQIYDEHIDKVYRFVFFKVSNEALAQDITSETFTRLWKEISFDKEVKSPSGFLFRVAKNLIIDHYRTKDQNPVILDNPENILDKSQDLAGQAVQNDDMRMVTAALGQLSEDCRIAVSMYYIEQQPYSEVAKALNKSQGATRVLVSRGMKQLKKILEA from the coding sequence ATGCAATCGACTGAATTTAAAGAACAATTTTTTTCACAGATATATGACGAGCATATAGATAAAGTCTATCGCTTTGTTTTTTTTAAGGTTAGCAATGAAGCATTAGCTCAAGACATCACTTCGGAAACTTTTACCAGGCTCTGGAAAGAGATTTCTTTTGATAAAGAAGTGAAGAGTCCATCAGGCTTTTTGTTTCGCGTCGCTAAGAACCTGATTATTGATCATTATAGGACCAAAGACCAGAATCCAGTTATTCTGGACAATCCTGAAAACATTCTGGACAAAAGCCAAGACCTTGCTGGACAAGCTGTCCAGAACGATGACATGAGAATGGTTACTGCTGCTTTGGGACAATTGAGCGAAGATTGCCGAATTGCTGTTTCCATGTATTACATTGAGCAACAGCCATATTCTGAAGTGGCTAAAGCACTGAATAAATCCCAAGGAGCAACTAGAGTATTAGTTTCCAGAGGAATGAAGCAATTAAAGAAAATACTAGAAGCATAA
- a CDS encoding type II toxin-antitoxin system HicA family toxin has translation MTKGIFNWTFSEVKDFLKENGFIYSYTKGSHYFYTGNRNHEPRIVQVPFHGSKTLKPRTFKAIVKQSGISLGEWLK, from the coding sequence ATGACAAAAGGAATATTTAACTGGACATTTTCAGAAGTAAAGGACTTTTTAAAGGAAAACGGTTTTATCTATTCTTACACCAAAGGAAGTCATTATTTCTATACTGGTAACCGTAATCATGAGCCAAGAATCGTCCAGGTTCCCTTTCATGGATCTAAAACCTTAAAACCTAGAACATTCAAGGCAATAGTCAAACAATCTGGAATATCTTTAGGGGAATGGCTTAAATAG
- a CDS encoding HIT family protein, whose amino-acid sequence MENCIFCKIINNEIPSYKIYEDDLVLAFLDINPASKGHVLIIPKKHVKDVFEIEEKYLERIISVSKKIAQKMKDVFGADGVNLYHASGISAEQSVFHFHLHVIPRRKDDNLHFNVTSKASVSAEEFKEIAIKLKIEE is encoded by the coding sequence ATGGAAAATTGTATTTTTTGTAAAATTATTAATAACGAAATTCCAAGCTATAAGATATATGAAGACGATTTGGTTTTAGCTTTTTTGGACATTAACCCAGCTAGCAAGGGGCATGTTTTAATTATTCCTAAAAAACACGTTAAAGATGTTTTTGAAATTGAAGAGAAGTATTTAGAAAGAATAATTTCGGTTTCCAAGAAGATTGCTCAGAAGATGAAAGATGTTTTTGGTGCTGATGGAGTTAATCTATATCATGCTTCAGGAATTAGCGCTGAGCAGTCAGTTTTTCATTTTCATTTACATGTTATTCCCAGAAGAAAAGATGATAATCTCCATTTTAATGTTACTAGTAAGGCAAGTGTTTCTGCGGAAGAATTTAAGGAAATAGCTATCAAATTGAAAATAGAAGAATAA
- a CDS encoding ABC transporter permease: MVNFFKKTFKNGWDNFWRQGFLTFATSLVIFIAVILGTALFFFQGAVSYLTQQLEDKIDISVTFKAGVERDAILQIKDSLLTLEQVKKVDYISSEDAYNTFVTAHAGDQYMEALSLLGTNPFLPALRIQTKEPSQYKEVSEYLTKDEYKDLISEVNDSKRGVMIEKLSELTKSVQVLGLFFTAILSLIAIIITFNTLRLSIYSQKEEIEIMRLVGAKNSFIRGPFLVQGGLCGFFASIISFMLLTIVLFLFNSQLTTLFMGFDCLVFFKSNLLIIILLELIVGLGLGLLSSYFAVRKYLRD, translated from the coding sequence ATGGTAAACTTTTTTAAAAAAACATTTAAAAATGGGTGGGATAATTTCTGGAGACAAGGATTTTTAACCTTTGCCACTTCTCTAGTTATTTTTATTGCAGTTATTTTAGGAACAGCATTATTCTTTTTTCAAGGAGCTGTTTCTTATTTAACTCAGCAACTGGAAGATAAAATAGACATATCAGTTACTTTTAAGGCAGGCGTAGAAAGAGATGCTATCCTTCAAATTAAGGATAGCTTACTAACCTTAGAACAAGTTAAGAAAGTTGACTATATTTCTTCAGAAGATGCATATAATACTTTTGTTACTGCCCATGCGGGAGATCAATACATGGAAGCTTTGAGTTTATTAGGAACTAATCCATTTTTACCAGCGCTAAGAATACAAACCAAAGAACCATCACAATACAAAGAAGTTTCAGAATATTTGACTAAAGATGAATATAAAGATTTGATTAGTGAAGTTAATGATAGTAAAAGGGGAGTGATGATAGAAAAATTAAGTGAGCTGACTAAAAGCGTTCAGGTTCTAGGATTATTTTTCACTGCCATACTTTCTTTAATTGCTATTATTATTACTTTTAATACATTAAGACTAAGTATTTATTCCCAAAAGGAAGAAATTGAAATAATGAGACTGGTCGGTGCCAAGAATAGTTTCATTAGAGGCCCATTTTTGGTTCAGGGAGGGCTTTGTGGATTCTTTGCCTCTATTATATCATTCATGCTTTTAACCATCGTTCTCTTCCTCTTTAATTCCCAACTAACCACTCTCTTTATGGGATTTGATTGTTTGGTTTTCTTTAAATCAAATCTTCTGATTATTATATTATTAGAATTAATAGTTGGTCTTGGTCTAGGATTACTTTCTTCATATTTTGCAGTAAGAAAATATTTAAGAGATTAA
- a CDS encoding ATP-binding cassette domain-containing protein yields MIEFKNVSKEYPPNLVKESKVALQGISFSIKPGEFVTICGRSGAGKTTILKMISCEEKPTSGVVMFNDINTLDVKKSDAHLIRQKIGFIFQDYKLLAYKTVYENVAYALEAFDFNDKLVRDEVMQVLELVGLENKINCLPRELSGGEKQRVSIARALIHRPEVILADEPTGNLDPYHTREIVKILLKINESGSTVILSTHDKDTVNSLEKRVITIENGRIIRDEEKGVFSL; encoded by the coding sequence ATGATAGAATTTAAAAACGTTTCAAAAGAATACCCCCCTAATTTAGTAAAAGAATCAAAGGTTGCTTTGCAGGGCATTTCTTTTAGTATAAAACCAGGTGAATTCGTTACTATCTGTGGAAGATCAGGAGCAGGGAAAACCACAATCTTAAAAATGATCTCTTGTGAAGAAAAACCTACGAGCGGAGTAGTAATGTTTAATGACATTAATACTTTGGATGTTAAAAAAAGTGATGCTCATTTAATTAGGCAAAAAATCGGCTTCATTTTTCAAGACTACAAACTTTTAGCTTACAAGACTGTTTACGAAAATGTTGCTTACGCCTTAGAAGCTTTTGATTTTAATGATAAACTAGTTAGAGACGAAGTAATGCAGGTGTTGGAATTGGTAGGATTGGAGAATAAAATTAATTGTCTTCCTCGCGAATTGTCAGGTGGAGAAAAACAGAGAGTTTCAATCGCCCGAGCCTTAATTCATAGGCCAGAGGTAATTTTAGCTGATGAACCAACGGGGAACCTTGATCCGTATCACACTAGAGAAATTGTTAAAATACTTTTAAAGATTAATGAATCAGGTTCAACCGTCATTTTATCAACTCACGATAAAGACACCGTTAATTCTTTAGAGAAAAGAGTAATAACAATAGAAAATGGAAGAATAATTAGAGATGAAGAAAAGGGAGTCTTCTCCTTGTAA
- a CDS encoding DUF5667 domain-containing protein codes for MEEIKIIKNLEALKAVKPNSEWVSFSKRNILSKQFEENSTATIFASFFNTIGTVFETPKVLMPVLSSLIVAVFGFAMITAQGTLPGDRLYSLKQAYESVRISLLSPEAQAIAKVEQADQRLSELDRISKVSENQGKKLAAGIVEVQKALSVASSQLSKLPESQKAELVQSIVSKISKIEETTNASIMSNESEDYQTFYKILAESEIKEFEANINNLTIDQKSLLQQAKENFDVSKYSEAIEILYQIQPTE; via the coding sequence ATGGAGGAAATAAAGATTATAAAAAACTTAGAAGCATTGAAAGCAGTGAAACCCAATTCAGAGTGGGTTTCTTTTAGTAAGAGAAATATTCTTTCTAAGCAGTTTGAAGAGAATTCAACAGCTACAATCTTTGCTTCATTTTTTAATACTATTGGAACAGTCTTTGAAACTCCTAAAGTATTGATGCCAGTGTTATCAAGTTTAATTGTTGCTGTTTTTGGATTCGCCATGATTACTGCCCAAGGAACTTTACCAGGAGACAGATTATACAGTTTGAAACAAGCATATGAATCAGTGAGGATTTCCTTGTTATCACCCGAGGCTCAGGCTATTGCTAAAGTTGAACAAGCAGATCAAAGATTAAGTGAACTTGACAGGATTTCTAAAGTAAGCGAAAATCAGGGAAAGAAATTAGCTGCCGGAATAGTTGAAGTGCAAAAAGCTTTGTCAGTTGCGTCTAGTCAACTATCAAAACTTCCGGAGAGTCAGAAAGCAGAATTGGTTCAAAGTATTGTTTCTAAAATTTCAAAGATCGAAGAAACAACTAATGCATCAATCATGAGTAATGAGAGTGAAGATTATCAAACTTTCTATAAGATTCTTGCCGAAAGTGAAATTAAAGAATTTGAAGCTAACATCAACAATTTAACAATAGACCAGAAGAGTCTCCTACAACAAGCAAAGGAGAATTTTGACGTTTCGAAGTACAGTGAAGCAATAGAAATATTGTATCAGATCCAACCAACTGAATAA